The following proteins are encoded in a genomic region of Triticum dicoccoides isolate Atlit2015 ecotype Zavitan chromosome 1B, WEW_v2.0, whole genome shotgun sequence:
- the LOC119303190 gene encoding peroxidase 59-like, which produces MREELRMGASLLRLHFHDCFVNGCDGSILLDGADGEKFALPNMNSVRGYEVIDAIKADLENMCPGVVSCADVVALAAGYGVLFGFPPLYIIKQPPSIQHQASNIKLQYNKS; this is translated from the exons ATGAGGGAAGAGCTGAGAATGGGGGCCTCCCTTCTTAGGCTTCATTTCCATGACTGCTTTGTCAAT GGCTGTGATGGTTCAATCTTGCTGGATGGTGCTGATGGCGAGAAATTTGCACTACCCAACATGAACTCTGTCAGAGGGTACGAGGTCATCGACGCAATCAAGGCTGACCTCGAGAACATGTGCCCCGGGGTGGTGTCCTGTGCTGACGTTGTAGCCCTTGCAGCTGGCTATGGAGTACTCTTT ggtttccccccactttatattataaagcaaccacCAAGCATCCAACATCAAGCATCCAACATCAAGTTACAGTACAATAAGTCATAG